A DNA window from Coffea arabica cultivar ET-39 chromosome 6c, Coffea Arabica ET-39 HiFi, whole genome shotgun sequence contains the following coding sequences:
- the LOC113691728 gene encoding uncharacterized protein isoform X2, whose amino-acid sequence MLIQSLIAGTVEGAISFVSCFGTQDFSCNQYPGVDTWQDYTQCEQHPHDKFTKLLSSSDGSCSLGTPNAHLQISSCATMTGSSVPMCVYKRKKQQITSSAICPVQISVSTKPGGRSNSSISSHAPSGSTKEHTLSVEAETEVTGSPCKPSVKCNTDGIVSKSASFNGCLVGGEEPSSEEALRSDSRRILDVCRIDDSCSSSKLNLGVATASRQTDVDDTGECSSSGVSILERSWDNTSGKDFCISILRSQGLLQRVSAQQHHAPADDSCANCCSRKCKVCNNSETTLNMLICDNCEDAFHASCCYPRIKKIPIDEWFCYSCLKKKRKLLMEKSTSNSLNIDNGSGQCRNATSEGELGPIESMLKDMEPCKFPVRIGREFQAEIPDWLHPIIDEVDPMSEPEEMIQSEYLYLHVIEGIGEHVDGTICGKWRRAPLFEVQTDDWECFRAVLWDPSHADCAVPQEIPTDQVLRQLKYIEKLRPRLTAKRRKLDQRKSSCSQISKQE is encoded by the exons ATGCTGATACAGAGCTTGATAGCTGGTACCGTTGAAGGTgctatatcttttgtatcttgtttTGGCACTCAAGACTTTTCATGCAACCAATATCCAGGTGTTGACACTTGGCAGGACTATACTCAATGTGAACAACATCCTCATGATAAATTCACAAAATTGCTTTCAAGTAGTGATGGATCTTGTTCCTTAGGTACTCCGAATGCTCATTTGCAGATATCAAGTTGTGCTACCATGACTGGAAGTTCTGTCCCTATGTGTGTTTACAAGCGAAAGAAGCAGCAAATTACATCTAGTGCTATTTGCCCTGTCCAAATATCTGTGAGCACCAAGCCTGGTGGTAGATCAAATTCTTCCATTAGCTCTCATGCCCCTTCAGGATCTACCAAAGAACATACATTATCAGTTGAGGCCGAAACAGAAGTTACTGGATCTCCTTGCAAGCCATCTGTCAAGTGCAATACAGATGGCATTGTTTCAAAGTCTGCATCTTTTAATGGATGTCTTGTTGGTGGCGAAGAGCCTTCTTCAGAAGAAGCCCTTAGAAGTGACTCGAGAAGAATTTTGGATGTCTGCCGTATTGATGATAGTTGTTCATCATCAAAGTTGAATCTGGGTGTTGCTACTGCTTCACGTCAAACTGATGTGGATGATACTGGGGAGTGTTCCTCATCTGGTGTATCTATTTTGGAGCGATCATGGGATAATACGTCAGGAAAAGATTTTTGCATTTCCATTCTTAGAAGTCAGGGGCTCCTTCAAAGAGTATCAGCTCAGCAGCACCATGCCCCTGCCGATGATTCATGTGCTAACTGCTGTTCAAGGAAATGCAAAGTGTGTAATAATTCAGAAACTACACTTAATATGTTAATTTGTGATAATTGTGAAGATGCATTCCATGCCTCTTGCTGCTATCCTCGCATAAAGAAAATACCGATTGACGAGTGGTTTTGCTACTCttgtttaaaaaagaaaaggaaattattGATGGAAAAATCTACTAGTAACTCTCTGAATATTGACAATGGAAGTGGCCAATGCAGAAATGCGACATCTGAAGGTGAATTAGGGCCTATAGAATCTATGTTAAAGGACATGGAGCCTTGTAAATTCCCTGTGAGAATTGGCCGTGAATTTCAAGCAGAAATCCCAGACTGGCTGCATCCAATTATCGA TGAAGTTGATCCTATGAGTGAACCAGAGGAGATGATTCAATCTGAGTATCTCTATTTGCAT GTGATTGAAGGTATTGGAGAACATGTTGATGGAACAATATGTGGAAAATGGCGAAG GGCCCCGCTTTTTGAAGTTCAAACTGATGACTGGGAATGCTTCCGGGCTGTTCTTTGGGATCCTTCTCATGCTGATTGTGCTGTTCCACAG
- the LOC113691728 gene encoding uncharacterized protein isoform X1 — translation MLIQSLIAGTVEGAISFVSCFGTQDFSCNQYPGVDTWQDYTQCEQHPHDKFTKLLSSSDGSCSLGTPNAHLQISSCATMTGSSVPMCVYKRKKQQITSSAICPVQISVSTKPGGRSNSSISSHAPSGSTKEHTLSVEAETEVTGSPCKPSVKCNTDGIVSKSASFNGCLVGGEEPSSEEALRSDSRRILDVCRIDDSCSSSKLNLGVATASRQTDVDDTGECSSSGVSILERSWDNTSGKDFCISILRSQGLLQRVSAQQHHAPADDSCANCCSRKCKVCNNSETTLNMLICDNCEDAFHASCCYPRIKKIPIDEWFCYSCLKKKRKLLMEKSTSNSLNIDNGSGQCRNATSEGELGPIESMLKDMEPCKFPVRIGREFQAEIPDWLHPIIDEVDPMSEPEEMIQSEYLYLHNSSKTPQLSSIGNWVQCQQVIEGIGEHVDGTICGKWRRAPLFEVQTDDWECFRAVLWDPSHADCAVPQEIPTDQVLRQLKYIEKLRPRLTAKRRKLDQRKSSCSQISKQE, via the exons ATGCTGATACAGAGCTTGATAGCTGGTACCGTTGAAGGTgctatatcttttgtatcttgtttTGGCACTCAAGACTTTTCATGCAACCAATATCCAGGTGTTGACACTTGGCAGGACTATACTCAATGTGAACAACATCCTCATGATAAATTCACAAAATTGCTTTCAAGTAGTGATGGATCTTGTTCCTTAGGTACTCCGAATGCTCATTTGCAGATATCAAGTTGTGCTACCATGACTGGAAGTTCTGTCCCTATGTGTGTTTACAAGCGAAAGAAGCAGCAAATTACATCTAGTGCTATTTGCCCTGTCCAAATATCTGTGAGCACCAAGCCTGGTGGTAGATCAAATTCTTCCATTAGCTCTCATGCCCCTTCAGGATCTACCAAAGAACATACATTATCAGTTGAGGCCGAAACAGAAGTTACTGGATCTCCTTGCAAGCCATCTGTCAAGTGCAATACAGATGGCATTGTTTCAAAGTCTGCATCTTTTAATGGATGTCTTGTTGGTGGCGAAGAGCCTTCTTCAGAAGAAGCCCTTAGAAGTGACTCGAGAAGAATTTTGGATGTCTGCCGTATTGATGATAGTTGTTCATCATCAAAGTTGAATCTGGGTGTTGCTACTGCTTCACGTCAAACTGATGTGGATGATACTGGGGAGTGTTCCTCATCTGGTGTATCTATTTTGGAGCGATCATGGGATAATACGTCAGGAAAAGATTTTTGCATTTCCATTCTTAGAAGTCAGGGGCTCCTTCAAAGAGTATCAGCTCAGCAGCACCATGCCCCTGCCGATGATTCATGTGCTAACTGCTGTTCAAGGAAATGCAAAGTGTGTAATAATTCAGAAACTACACTTAATATGTTAATTTGTGATAATTGTGAAGATGCATTCCATGCCTCTTGCTGCTATCCTCGCATAAAGAAAATACCGATTGACGAGTGGTTTTGCTACTCttgtttaaaaaagaaaaggaaattattGATGGAAAAATCTACTAGTAACTCTCTGAATATTGACAATGGAAGTGGCCAATGCAGAAATGCGACATCTGAAGGTGAATTAGGGCCTATAGAATCTATGTTAAAGGACATGGAGCCTTGTAAATTCCCTGTGAGAATTGGCCGTGAATTTCAAGCAGAAATCCCAGACTGGCTGCATCCAATTATCGA TGAAGTTGATCCTATGAGTGAACCAGAGGAGATGATTCAATCTGAGTATCTCTATTTGCAT AACTCCAGCAAGACACCTCAGCTTAGTTCTATTGGTAATTGGGTACAATGTCAACAGGTGATTGAAGGTATTGGAGAACATGTTGATGGAACAATATGTGGAAAATGGCGAAG GGCCCCGCTTTTTGAAGTTCAAACTGATGACTGGGAATGCTTCCGGGCTGTTCTTTGGGATCCTTCTCATGCTGATTGTGCTGTTCCACAG
- the LOC113691728 gene encoding uncharacterized protein isoform X3 has translation MLIQSLIAGTVEGAISFVSCFGTQDFSCNQYPGTPNAHLQISSCATMTGSSVPMCVYKRKKQQITSSAICPVQISVSTKPGGRSNSSISSHAPSGSTKEHTLSVEAETEVTGSPCKPSVKCNTDGIVSKSASFNGCLVGGEEPSSEEALRSDSRRILDVCRIDDSCSSSKLNLGVATASRQTDVDDTGECSSSGVSILERSWDNTSGKDFCISILRSQGLLQRVSAQQHHAPADDSCANCCSRKCKVCNNSETTLNMLICDNCEDAFHASCCYPRIKKIPIDEWFCYSCLKKKRKLLMEKSTSNSLNIDNGSGQCRNATSEGELGPIESMLKDMEPCKFPVRIGREFQAEIPDWLHPIIDEVDPMSEPEEMIQSEYLYLHNSSKTPQLSSIGNWVQCQQVIEGIGEHVDGTICGKWRRAPLFEVQTDDWECFRAVLWDPSHADCAVPQEIPTDQVLRQLKYIEKLRPRLTAKRRKLDQRKSSCSQISKQE, from the exons ATGCTGATACAGAGCTTGATAGCTGGTACCGTTGAAGGTgctatatcttttgtatcttgtttTGGCACTCAAGACTTTTCATGCAACCAATATCCAG GTACTCCGAATGCTCATTTGCAGATATCAAGTTGTGCTACCATGACTGGAAGTTCTGTCCCTATGTGTGTTTACAAGCGAAAGAAGCAGCAAATTACATCTAGTGCTATTTGCCCTGTCCAAATATCTGTGAGCACCAAGCCTGGTGGTAGATCAAATTCTTCCATTAGCTCTCATGCCCCTTCAGGATCTACCAAAGAACATACATTATCAGTTGAGGCCGAAACAGAAGTTACTGGATCTCCTTGCAAGCCATCTGTCAAGTGCAATACAGATGGCATTGTTTCAAAGTCTGCATCTTTTAATGGATGTCTTGTTGGTGGCGAAGAGCCTTCTTCAGAAGAAGCCCTTAGAAGTGACTCGAGAAGAATTTTGGATGTCTGCCGTATTGATGATAGTTGTTCATCATCAAAGTTGAATCTGGGTGTTGCTACTGCTTCACGTCAAACTGATGTGGATGATACTGGGGAGTGTTCCTCATCTGGTGTATCTATTTTGGAGCGATCATGGGATAATACGTCAGGAAAAGATTTTTGCATTTCCATTCTTAGAAGTCAGGGGCTCCTTCAAAGAGTATCAGCTCAGCAGCACCATGCCCCTGCCGATGATTCATGTGCTAACTGCTGTTCAAGGAAATGCAAAGTGTGTAATAATTCAGAAACTACACTTAATATGTTAATTTGTGATAATTGTGAAGATGCATTCCATGCCTCTTGCTGCTATCCTCGCATAAAGAAAATACCGATTGACGAGTGGTTTTGCTACTCttgtttaaaaaagaaaaggaaattattGATGGAAAAATCTACTAGTAACTCTCTGAATATTGACAATGGAAGTGGCCAATGCAGAAATGCGACATCTGAAGGTGAATTAGGGCCTATAGAATCTATGTTAAAGGACATGGAGCCTTGTAAATTCCCTGTGAGAATTGGCCGTGAATTTCAAGCAGAAATCCCAGACTGGCTGCATCCAATTATCGA TGAAGTTGATCCTATGAGTGAACCAGAGGAGATGATTCAATCTGAGTATCTCTATTTGCAT AACTCCAGCAAGACACCTCAGCTTAGTTCTATTGGTAATTGGGTACAATGTCAACAGGTGATTGAAGGTATTGGAGAACATGTTGATGGAACAATATGTGGAAAATGGCGAAG GGCCCCGCTTTTTGAAGTTCAAACTGATGACTGGGAATGCTTCCGGGCTGTTCTTTGGGATCCTTCTCATGCTGATTGTGCTGTTCCACAG
- the LOC113691728 gene encoding uncharacterized protein isoform X5 gives MLIQSLIAGTVEGTPNAHLQISSCATMTGSSVPMCVYKRKKQQITSSAICPVQISVSTKPGGRSNSSISSHAPSGSTKEHTLSVEAETEVTGSPCKPSVKCNTDGIVSKSASFNGCLVGGEEPSSEEALRSDSRRILDVCRIDDSCSSSKLNLGVATASRQTDVDDTGECSSSGVSILERSWDNTSGKDFCISILRSQGLLQRVSAQQHHAPADDSCANCCSRKCKVCNNSETTLNMLICDNCEDAFHASCCYPRIKKIPIDEWFCYSCLKKKRKLLMEKSTSNSLNIDNGSGQCRNATSEGELGPIESMLKDMEPCKFPVRIGREFQAEIPDWLHPIIDEVDPMSEPEEMIQSEYLYLHNSSKTPQLSSIGNWVQCQQVIEGIGEHVDGTICGKWRRAPLFEVQTDDWECFRAVLWDPSHADCAVPQEIPTDQVLRQLKYIEKLRPRLTAKRRKLDQRKSSCSQISKQE, from the exons ATGCTGATACAGAGCTTGATAGCTGGTACCGTTGAAG GTACTCCGAATGCTCATTTGCAGATATCAAGTTGTGCTACCATGACTGGAAGTTCTGTCCCTATGTGTGTTTACAAGCGAAAGAAGCAGCAAATTACATCTAGTGCTATTTGCCCTGTCCAAATATCTGTGAGCACCAAGCCTGGTGGTAGATCAAATTCTTCCATTAGCTCTCATGCCCCTTCAGGATCTACCAAAGAACATACATTATCAGTTGAGGCCGAAACAGAAGTTACTGGATCTCCTTGCAAGCCATCTGTCAAGTGCAATACAGATGGCATTGTTTCAAAGTCTGCATCTTTTAATGGATGTCTTGTTGGTGGCGAAGAGCCTTCTTCAGAAGAAGCCCTTAGAAGTGACTCGAGAAGAATTTTGGATGTCTGCCGTATTGATGATAGTTGTTCATCATCAAAGTTGAATCTGGGTGTTGCTACTGCTTCACGTCAAACTGATGTGGATGATACTGGGGAGTGTTCCTCATCTGGTGTATCTATTTTGGAGCGATCATGGGATAATACGTCAGGAAAAGATTTTTGCATTTCCATTCTTAGAAGTCAGGGGCTCCTTCAAAGAGTATCAGCTCAGCAGCACCATGCCCCTGCCGATGATTCATGTGCTAACTGCTGTTCAAGGAAATGCAAAGTGTGTAATAATTCAGAAACTACACTTAATATGTTAATTTGTGATAATTGTGAAGATGCATTCCATGCCTCTTGCTGCTATCCTCGCATAAAGAAAATACCGATTGACGAGTGGTTTTGCTACTCttgtttaaaaaagaaaaggaaattattGATGGAAAAATCTACTAGTAACTCTCTGAATATTGACAATGGAAGTGGCCAATGCAGAAATGCGACATCTGAAGGTGAATTAGGGCCTATAGAATCTATGTTAAAGGACATGGAGCCTTGTAAATTCCCTGTGAGAATTGGCCGTGAATTTCAAGCAGAAATCCCAGACTGGCTGCATCCAATTATCGA TGAAGTTGATCCTATGAGTGAACCAGAGGAGATGATTCAATCTGAGTATCTCTATTTGCAT AACTCCAGCAAGACACCTCAGCTTAGTTCTATTGGTAATTGGGTACAATGTCAACAGGTGATTGAAGGTATTGGAGAACATGTTGATGGAACAATATGTGGAAAATGGCGAAG GGCCCCGCTTTTTGAAGTTCAAACTGATGACTGGGAATGCTTCCGGGCTGTTCTTTGGGATCCTTCTCATGCTGATTGTGCTGTTCCACAG
- the LOC113691728 gene encoding uncharacterized protein isoform X7: MTGSSVPMCVYKRKKQQITSSAICPVQISVSTKPGGRSNSSISSHAPSGSTKEHTLSVEAETEVTGSPCKPSVKCNTDGIVSKSASFNGCLVGGEEPSSEEALRSDSRRILDVCRIDDSCSSSKLNLGVATASRQTDVDDTGECSSSGVSILERSWDNTSGKDFCISILRSQGLLQRVSAQQHHAPADDSCANCCSRKCKVCNNSETTLNMLICDNCEDAFHASCCYPRIKKIPIDEWFCYSCLKKKRKLLMEKSTSNSLNIDNGSGQCRNATSEGELGPIESMLKDMEPCKFPVRIGREFQAEIPDWLHPIIDEVDPMSEPEEMIQSEYLYLHNSSKTPQLSSIGNWVQCQQVIEGIGEHVDGTICGKWRRAPLFEVQTDDWECFRAVLWDPSHADCAVPQEIPTDQVLRQLKYIEKLRPRLTAKRRKLDQRKSSCSQISKQE; this comes from the exons ATGACTGGAAGTTCTGTCCCTATGTGTGTTTACAAGCGAAAGAAGCAGCAAATTACATCTAGTGCTATTTGCCCTGTCCAAATATCTGTGAGCACCAAGCCTGGTGGTAGATCAAATTCTTCCATTAGCTCTCATGCCCCTTCAGGATCTACCAAAGAACATACATTATCAGTTGAGGCCGAAACAGAAGTTACTGGATCTCCTTGCAAGCCATCTGTCAAGTGCAATACAGATGGCATTGTTTCAAAGTCTGCATCTTTTAATGGATGTCTTGTTGGTGGCGAAGAGCCTTCTTCAGAAGAAGCCCTTAGAAGTGACTCGAGAAGAATTTTGGATGTCTGCCGTATTGATGATAGTTGTTCATCATCAAAGTTGAATCTGGGTGTTGCTACTGCTTCACGTCAAACTGATGTGGATGATACTGGGGAGTGTTCCTCATCTGGTGTATCTATTTTGGAGCGATCATGGGATAATACGTCAGGAAAAGATTTTTGCATTTCCATTCTTAGAAGTCAGGGGCTCCTTCAAAGAGTATCAGCTCAGCAGCACCATGCCCCTGCCGATGATTCATGTGCTAACTGCTGTTCAAGGAAATGCAAAGTGTGTAATAATTCAGAAACTACACTTAATATGTTAATTTGTGATAATTGTGAAGATGCATTCCATGCCTCTTGCTGCTATCCTCGCATAAAGAAAATACCGATTGACGAGTGGTTTTGCTACTCttgtttaaaaaagaaaaggaaattattGATGGAAAAATCTACTAGTAACTCTCTGAATATTGACAATGGAAGTGGCCAATGCAGAAATGCGACATCTGAAGGTGAATTAGGGCCTATAGAATCTATGTTAAAGGACATGGAGCCTTGTAAATTCCCTGTGAGAATTGGCCGTGAATTTCAAGCAGAAATCCCAGACTGGCTGCATCCAATTATCGA TGAAGTTGATCCTATGAGTGAACCAGAGGAGATGATTCAATCTGAGTATCTCTATTTGCAT AACTCCAGCAAGACACCTCAGCTTAGTTCTATTGGTAATTGGGTACAATGTCAACAGGTGATTGAAGGTATTGGAGAACATGTTGATGGAACAATATGTGGAAAATGGCGAAG GGCCCCGCTTTTTGAAGTTCAAACTGATGACTGGGAATGCTTCCGGGCTGTTCTTTGGGATCCTTCTCATGCTGATTGTGCTGTTCCACAG
- the LOC113691728 gene encoding uncharacterized protein isoform X6, translating to MLIQSLIAGTVEGAISFVSCFGTQDFSCNQYPGVDTWQDYTQCEQHPHDKFTKLLSSSDGSCSLGTPNAHLQISSCATMTGSSVPMCVYKRKKQQITSSAICPVQISVSTKPGGRSNSSISSHAPSGSTKEHTLSVEAETEVTGSPCKPSVKCNTDGIVSKSASFNGCLVGGEEPSSEEALRSDSRRILDVCRIDDSCSSSKLNLGVATASRQTDVDDTGECSSSGVSILERSWDNTSGKDFCISILRSQGLLQRVSAQQHHAPADDSCANCCSRKCKVCNNSETTLNMLICDNCEDAFHASCCYPRIKKIPIDEWFCYSCLKKKRKLLMEKSTSNSLNIDNGSGQCRNATSEGELGPIESMLKDMEPCKFPVRIGREFQAEIPDWLHPIIDEVDPMSEPEEMIQSEYLYLHVIEGIGEHVDGTICGKWRRLLWDFFIIFPLWCYHYFPPVVLNILGF from the exons ATGCTGATACAGAGCTTGATAGCTGGTACCGTTGAAGGTgctatatcttttgtatcttgtttTGGCACTCAAGACTTTTCATGCAACCAATATCCAGGTGTTGACACTTGGCAGGACTATACTCAATGTGAACAACATCCTCATGATAAATTCACAAAATTGCTTTCAAGTAGTGATGGATCTTGTTCCTTAGGTACTCCGAATGCTCATTTGCAGATATCAAGTTGTGCTACCATGACTGGAAGTTCTGTCCCTATGTGTGTTTACAAGCGAAAGAAGCAGCAAATTACATCTAGTGCTATTTGCCCTGTCCAAATATCTGTGAGCACCAAGCCTGGTGGTAGATCAAATTCTTCCATTAGCTCTCATGCCCCTTCAGGATCTACCAAAGAACATACATTATCAGTTGAGGCCGAAACAGAAGTTACTGGATCTCCTTGCAAGCCATCTGTCAAGTGCAATACAGATGGCATTGTTTCAAAGTCTGCATCTTTTAATGGATGTCTTGTTGGTGGCGAAGAGCCTTCTTCAGAAGAAGCCCTTAGAAGTGACTCGAGAAGAATTTTGGATGTCTGCCGTATTGATGATAGTTGTTCATCATCAAAGTTGAATCTGGGTGTTGCTACTGCTTCACGTCAAACTGATGTGGATGATACTGGGGAGTGTTCCTCATCTGGTGTATCTATTTTGGAGCGATCATGGGATAATACGTCAGGAAAAGATTTTTGCATTTCCATTCTTAGAAGTCAGGGGCTCCTTCAAAGAGTATCAGCTCAGCAGCACCATGCCCCTGCCGATGATTCATGTGCTAACTGCTGTTCAAGGAAATGCAAAGTGTGTAATAATTCAGAAACTACACTTAATATGTTAATTTGTGATAATTGTGAAGATGCATTCCATGCCTCTTGCTGCTATCCTCGCATAAAGAAAATACCGATTGACGAGTGGTTTTGCTACTCttgtttaaaaaagaaaaggaaattattGATGGAAAAATCTACTAGTAACTCTCTGAATATTGACAATGGAAGTGGCCAATGCAGAAATGCGACATCTGAAGGTGAATTAGGGCCTATAGAATCTATGTTAAAGGACATGGAGCCTTGTAAATTCCCTGTGAGAATTGGCCGTGAATTTCAAGCAGAAATCCCAGACTGGCTGCATCCAATTATCGA TGAAGTTGATCCTATGAGTGAACCAGAGGAGATGATTCAATCTGAGTATCTCTATTTGCAT GTGATTGAAGGTATTGGAGAACATGTTGATGGAACAATATGTGGAAAATGGCGAAG ATTGTTGTGGGactttttcattattttccccCTGTGGTGCTATCATTATTTTCCCCCTGTGGTGCTTAATATCCTAGGTTTTTAA
- the LOC113691728 gene encoding uncharacterized protein isoform X4: protein MLIQSLIAGTVEGAISFVSCFGTQDFSCNQYPGVDTWQDYTQCEQHPHDKFTKLLSSSDGSCSLGTPNAHLQISSCATMTGSSVPMCVYKRKKQQITSSAICPVQISVSTKPGGRSNSSISSHAPSGSTKEHTLSVEAETEVTGSPCKPSVKCNTDGIVSKSASFNGCLVGGEEPSSEEALRSDSRRILDVCRIDDSCSSSKLNLGVATASRQTDVDDTGECSSSGVSILERSWDNTSGKDFCISILRSQGLLQRVSAQQHHAPADDSCANCCSRKCKVCNNSETTLNMLICDNCEDAFHASCCYPRIKKIPIDEWFCYSCLKKKRKLLMEKSTSNSLNIDNGSGQCRNATSEGELGPIESMLKDMEPCKFPVRIGREFQAEIPDWLHPIIDEVDPMSEPEEMIQSEYLYLHNSSKTPQLSSIGNWVQCQQVIEGIGEHVDGTICGKWRRLLWDFFIIFPLWCYHYFPPVVLNILGF, encoded by the exons ATGCTGATACAGAGCTTGATAGCTGGTACCGTTGAAGGTgctatatcttttgtatcttgtttTGGCACTCAAGACTTTTCATGCAACCAATATCCAGGTGTTGACACTTGGCAGGACTATACTCAATGTGAACAACATCCTCATGATAAATTCACAAAATTGCTTTCAAGTAGTGATGGATCTTGTTCCTTAGGTACTCCGAATGCTCATTTGCAGATATCAAGTTGTGCTACCATGACTGGAAGTTCTGTCCCTATGTGTGTTTACAAGCGAAAGAAGCAGCAAATTACATCTAGTGCTATTTGCCCTGTCCAAATATCTGTGAGCACCAAGCCTGGTGGTAGATCAAATTCTTCCATTAGCTCTCATGCCCCTTCAGGATCTACCAAAGAACATACATTATCAGTTGAGGCCGAAACAGAAGTTACTGGATCTCCTTGCAAGCCATCTGTCAAGTGCAATACAGATGGCATTGTTTCAAAGTCTGCATCTTTTAATGGATGTCTTGTTGGTGGCGAAGAGCCTTCTTCAGAAGAAGCCCTTAGAAGTGACTCGAGAAGAATTTTGGATGTCTGCCGTATTGATGATAGTTGTTCATCATCAAAGTTGAATCTGGGTGTTGCTACTGCTTCACGTCAAACTGATGTGGATGATACTGGGGAGTGTTCCTCATCTGGTGTATCTATTTTGGAGCGATCATGGGATAATACGTCAGGAAAAGATTTTTGCATTTCCATTCTTAGAAGTCAGGGGCTCCTTCAAAGAGTATCAGCTCAGCAGCACCATGCCCCTGCCGATGATTCATGTGCTAACTGCTGTTCAAGGAAATGCAAAGTGTGTAATAATTCAGAAACTACACTTAATATGTTAATTTGTGATAATTGTGAAGATGCATTCCATGCCTCTTGCTGCTATCCTCGCATAAAGAAAATACCGATTGACGAGTGGTTTTGCTACTCttgtttaaaaaagaaaaggaaattattGATGGAAAAATCTACTAGTAACTCTCTGAATATTGACAATGGAAGTGGCCAATGCAGAAATGCGACATCTGAAGGTGAATTAGGGCCTATAGAATCTATGTTAAAGGACATGGAGCCTTGTAAATTCCCTGTGAGAATTGGCCGTGAATTTCAAGCAGAAATCCCAGACTGGCTGCATCCAATTATCGA TGAAGTTGATCCTATGAGTGAACCAGAGGAGATGATTCAATCTGAGTATCTCTATTTGCAT AACTCCAGCAAGACACCTCAGCTTAGTTCTATTGGTAATTGGGTACAATGTCAACAGGTGATTGAAGGTATTGGAGAACATGTTGATGGAACAATATGTGGAAAATGGCGAAG ATTGTTGTGGGactttttcattattttccccCTGTGGTGCTATCATTATTTTCCCCCTGTGGTGCTTAATATCCTAGGTTTTTAA